A window of Candidatus Trichorickettsia mobilis genomic DNA:
TTTATATCTTTGTTAGCACTTCGATGCCGAAACCCTTACTTAAAAATTATTTACGTGAAGCAAATAAATACGGCGGAGTGTTGGTATTTAAAGGCTTGCCGCAGGGGAGTTTCAAAGAATTAACAAAGCTTGTTATAGATTTAACGGGAAAGAGCGGCGACTTGCGAGAAATTGCCGCCGACATACAAATAGACGATGAAGCGTACGAAAAATTCAAAGTCGTATCGGTGCCTGCTATCGTATTATCCGCCGATTCTGAATATCATCCGAATCAGACCGCTATTTTTAAGTTCGACAAAATGGTCGGTAACGTCGGTGTTAAATATTCTCTAGAGGAGTTTAGTAGATCGGGAGAATTAGCGACGGAGGCTTTGAGGTATCTAAATGATTAGTATCTTAAGTAAATTTGTAGCACGGATAAGATTAAGAGGCAGTTGCTTAAGCATAAATTCGGTTTTAAGCATTGCTTTAATGCTGATTATCGTGGTCGCAAGTACTAAAGCTCAAGGTAATAGACACCAGACTAATAAAAACGATATCAGTACGCTTTTTAACCAAGAAATAGAAGATAGGCAAGGCTTAGATCAATTCCTTGAAAATTCAAAGAAACAAGCGGAAAGCGGTGTCGGTAACAAAGCGGGGTTACGAGAACTCGGTGCAAATGAAAGTGCATTAGAAAATAAAACGTCCGAGCTAAATTCTATTAACGCCAATAGCTTAGAAAGTAGAGGGCAAATCGAGCGAGCTAAGGAGGAAAATAGTTATTACGATTCGTTAGAGATTGATTATACCGACCCTAAGATTCTTAACCATAAGAGAGATGTCGATAAAATTGCGGATGCTAATAAAAGACTGATGTCTCGTTTGATTGAGGGTTTGCGCGATCTTGATATTGATTGCAAAACCGTTAAAGGCGACAAGGAGCTAGAGCCTGAATATCGTATTGAGATTGAAAAAGAACATTTTAAGGACACTATTTACAATCAGCATATCTGCGAAGAGCTACGCAATCGTTATAACTGCAACGATACGGTAACCTTAAAATGTGCAAAAACGGGCTTAAGATACGGTGAGTGGCAACATAAAACCATTAAATTACCGGGACATGCGCTTCACAATGAAAAGATGCACTGGGGTTATGCGGTTAAATGGAAGTACAAAAGATGGGGATGGCATATTACTCCTTATCACCCGCAGGGCTTCGGTGAATACCAGATTGATTCGCCTTGGAGAAATAATCCCGAGTTGATCATTGCCGATGCCCGTCTTTATCTTGCTAATAAGCTCGGCGTACAGCTAGAGCAGATCAGGGAAGATGTAGGCTTTCCGCCGGGCGGTAGAGGCGTAGACGACGGTAGTTCTATTAATCCCGTAGGTTGCAGATGGCGTGTTGCATGGGATCAGTATGAGTTTACCTACTATTATCGCGATACTTATCCCGTTTGTGAAGTATGGAGCGAAGACTGGAATGAGGTATGTAGATTGCAATGAGAAAATTTATAAGTTTC
This region includes:
- the trbC gene encoding type-F conjugative transfer system pilin assembly protein TrbC, producing the protein MPFSLKIIVLLILSLASVRLAVACDNAVCNKSDLRDAFYGASREDVKWATDLSNNSIDAVWQNLKEKFNEQEQLEISAGIQSNGDGDNKRQFSGLYIFVSTSMPKPLLKNYLREANKYGGVLVFKGLPQGSFKELTKLVIDLTGKSGDLREIAADIQIDDEAYEKFKVVSVPAIVLSADSEYHPNQTAIFKFDKMVGNVGVKYSLEEFSRSGELATEALRYLND